The Setaria viridis chromosome 2, Setaria_viridis_v4.0, whole genome shotgun sequence DNA window ggcgaGCCTGCTGGCGAGCACCCGCTCGTCGATGTCGTCCGGGCTGAGCTCGCCCGCCCGTGCCGCCCGGGCGAGCTCCCGGCACGCCTGCACCATGTCCCACCGCCCGCTGTAGCAGATCGCCAGCATCACGTGCAGCCGCGAGTTGTGCCGGGTTGCCTCGtcggcctgcgccgccgcgcggcgcagGGAGCCCGGCATCTTCGAGGCGTCGCCGATGACCTGCAGCCGGATCCCCTGCCTGGATAGCTTGTCGACGTTGTCGCCGATGAGCCACTCGGACAGACCCATCATGTGCTCGACCTCGGCCTGGAAACAATCCAAGAAAGCAAGGATTAGGAACCGTGTCGAAATGATTGAGCAAGTTCTGAAAGGGTCGCCGTGTCGTGCGTGCCTTGGGGCGGTTCAGGTTCTCGTGGGAGCAGACGAAGGCGGTGAGCGCGCGGATGCCCCAGACCCGGGAGAGCGCCACGACCCGCTCCAGGTTGCGGCCGCCGGCCTTGTGGCCGTCCGCGGGCGAgagcccccgcgcgcgcgcccaccGCGAGTTGCCGTCCATCACCACGGCCACGTGCCGCGGCAGCGACTCCGGGCGCAGCCCGCTCCGGAGgagcgcctcggcggcggccgcgtggTCAGCGGCGCCCACGCCCGCCGTGTCGGCCGTCCGCAGTCTCCAGCGGCCGGAgcgagccgccggcggcggtggcggcgttgaCGACGGACGGATACTGGTGGCAGACGGAGAGTGTGAGAGAGGTATCATCGTCATGGCGGGGCAGGAGAGCTTCGATCTCAGTACGTACTGACTGCAAGCTTGGTGTACGCTCAGTAAGGTGGAACTTATAGACGTTGAGGCCACACCAAACGTTCTCAGCACACAGTATACTGGTGGATCATCATTCAGCGTGACGTGGAGAGATCCAATTTGTTACGCAAACGAATTTGGCACATGTGTTGTTCATCAGAAACTTACTTGTCAGTACATGTGGGAATGCCATCCATGCCCGTGACAAGGACTGTTTGCATCCTGCGGATGCCGAGCAGCAGCTGA harbors:
- the LOC117842560 gene encoding uncharacterized protein gives rise to the protein MTMIPLSHSPSATSIRPSSTPPPPPAARSGRWRLRTADTAGVGAADHAAAAEALLRSGLRPESLPRHVAVVMDGNSRWARARGLSPADGHKAGGRNLERVVALSRVWGIRALTAFVCSHENLNRPKAEVEHMMGLSEWLIGDNVDKLSRQGIRLQVIGDASKMPGSLRRAAAQADEATRHNSRLHVMLAICYSGRWDMVQACRELARAARAGELSPDDIDERVLASRLATSAAGELACPDLVVRTSGELRLSNFLLWQAAYSEFFYTDKMWPDFGEAEYLEALRSYQSRDRRFGQTRV